The proteins below come from a single Cervus canadensis isolate Bull #8, Minnesota chromosome 2, ASM1932006v1, whole genome shotgun sequence genomic window:
- the KLHDC9 gene encoding kelch domain-containing protein 9, producing MAGPVGEARGSGWTWRPVARDPLLARAFHSCTELRGRFYLVGGLLAGGARQPSGETVVFDPAGGQVVRVAARGGPRRSHHDAVPVGGRWLCVVGGWDGSRRLATVTALDTDRGVWEAWTAGSGSCPPAGLSSHTCTRISDRELRVAGREGGTRTQRRYGSIYTLRLDPGARTYCYKEEGCHTVSRSGHCAALLQSPGPHPGHQLLLFGGCNSAEPEVAGHWSHGKIKEEPPVAPHLMEKLSKLVSSGQGSRQGPRGLRHHSCSVVGPFAVLFGGETLTRARDTICNDLYIYDTRKSPSLWFHFPCADHGLKRVGHRTCLWNDQLYLVGGFGEDGRTASPQVCILDLFI from the exons ATGGCGGGGCCTGTGGGTGAGGCGCGGGGCTCGGGCTGGACCTGGCGGCCGGTGGCGCGGGACCCGCTGCTGGCGCGGGCCTTTCATTCATGCACTGAACTGCGGGGACGGTTCTATCTGGTGGGGGGGCTCCTAGCTGGAGGAGCGAGACAGCCGAGCGGTGAAACGGTGGTCTTCGACCCGGCTGGGGGCCAGGTCGTGCGGGTGGCAGCACGGGGCGGCCCGAGGCGCAGCCACCACGATGCGGTGCCGGTGGGCGGGCGCTGGCTCTGCGTGGTGGGCGGCTGGGACGGGTCGCGCCGCTTGGCCACTGTGACCGCTTTGGACACGGACCGCGGTGTGTGGGAGGCGTGGACCGCCGGCTCCGGCAGCTGCCCCCCTGCCGGCCTCAGTAGTCACACTTGTACCCGAATCTCCGACCGAGAGCTGCGGGTAGCAGGCCGGGAGGGCGGAACCCGCACTCAGCGTCGTTACGGAAGCATCTACACGTTAAGGCTGGACCCTGGCGCCCGCACCTATTG CTATAAGGAAGAAGGCTGCCACACTGTTTCACGCTCCGGTCACTGTGCTGCTTTGCTCCAAAGTCCTGGGCCCCACCCGGGTCACCAGCTATTACTCTTTGGGGGTTGCAACTCAGCTGAACCAGAGGTAGCTGGGCATTGGAGTCATGGGAAGATTAAG GAGGAACCACCTGTTGCCCCACATTTGATGGAAAAGCTTTCAAAGCTCGTGAGCAGCGGGCAGGGGTCCCGGCAGGGGCCTCGAGGACTACGCCATCACTCATGTTCTGTGGTTGGGCCCTTTGCTGTCCTGTTCGGTGGAGAAACTTTGACCAGAGCCAGAGACACCATCTGCAATGACCTCTACATCTATGATACCC GAAAGTCTCCTTCTCTGTGGTTCCACTTCCCCTGTGCCGACCATGGACTAAAACGCGTGGGCCATCGCACCTGCCTTTGGAATGATCAGCTCTACCTGGTTGGGGGTTTTGGTGAGGATGGCAGGACAGCTAGTCCACAGGTTTGCATTCTAGACCTCTTTATCTAA